The proteins below are encoded in one region of Campylobacter showae:
- a CDS encoding PD-(D/E)XK nuclease family protein, which yields MNDFCDRDKVNNFFNGMDKYVQKEIENSRRNESDRSDYNIFLALHKNSDEVKHTRFIHSLLDPNGYHYLGNEFLRKFLEACNIDDFDISSVEVNKEEGNQEYGYMDLCIKNGKKCIIVENKIYARDQNKQMEGYIGYVCNECKYELKDIIFVYLSLDRESVSDNSKGDYKNNAIKYIYYSKEIINWLRNCLKSKITASLKFSIERYIDVINSIYGKHTYVKDEASYRYIEKHYNKAVEIYKNHNNLDDSVIKELISTIEATTNRIIDGFMNYLSSEFKKFRRDDLVAISNINRKYRKNNTWLEIYDEAWCDDKNPQDEKFILFVVFNIDNQLFVGIDTHKNMYRKGLKWQEIWSMINPKDVSYGKKNFLLYEKLKINENVILDVKEDFAKAILKKEISASELSKSIKRFVDKHKDTIIKINNNKKDKFWKMIGE from the coding sequence ATGAATGATTTTTGTGATAGAGATAAAGTGAATAATTTTTTTAATGGCATGGATAAGTATGTACAAAAAGAGATAGAAAATAGCCGTAGAAATGAATCTGATAGATCAGACTACAATATCTTTTTGGCGCTTCATAAAAATAGTGATGAAGTTAAACATACAAGGTTTATTCATTCATTATTGGATCCGAACGGTTACCACTATTTGGGCAATGAGTTTTTACGTAAATTTTTAGAAGCTTGCAACATTGATGATTTTGATATTAGCAGTGTTGAAGTGAATAAAGAGGAAGGGAATCAAGAATATGGGTATATGGACCTTTGTATAAAAAATGGTAAAAAATGCATAATTGTTGAAAATAAAATTTATGCAAGAGATCAAAATAAGCAAATGGAAGGGTACATAGGTTATGTTTGTAATGAATGTAAATATGAACTTAAAGATATCATTTTTGTGTATCTTTCTTTAGATAGAGAGAGCGTATCAGATAATAGCAAGGGTGATTATAAAAATAATGCTATAAAATATATTTATTATTCAAAAGAGATAATAAATTGGCTTAGAAATTGTCTTAAATCAAAAATCACAGCTAGCCTTAAGTTTTCTATAGAGAGGTATATCGATGTTATAAATTCGATTTATGGCAAGCATACATACGTAAAAGATGAAGCAAGTTACAGATATATAGAAAAACACTATAATAAAGCCGTAGAAATTTACAAAAACCATAACAACTTGGATGATTCTGTAATAAAAGAACTTATAAGTACGATAGAAGCTACTACAAATAGGATTATAGATGGCTTTATGAATTATCTATCAAGCGAATTTAAAAAGTTTAGAAGAGATGATTTGGTTGCTATTAGTAATATAAATAGAAAATATCGCAAAAACAATACTTGGCTTGAAATATATGACGAGGCTTGGTGTGACGACAAGAATCCACAGGATGAGAAATTTATACTGTTTGTAGTTTTTAACATAGATAATCAACTCTTTGTTGGAATAGATACACATAAAAATATGTATAGAAAAGGGCTTAAATGGCAAGAAATTTGGTCAATGATTAATCCGAAAGATGTGTCTTATGGCAAAAAGAATTTCTTATTATATGAAAAGCTAAAAATTAATGAAAATGTGATTTTGGATGTCAAAGAAGATTTTGCAAAGGCCATATTAAAAAAAGAAATATCAGCTAGCGAGTTATCTAAGAGTATAAAGAGGTTTGTCGATAAACATAAAGATACCATAATTAAGATAAACAATAATAAAAAAGATAAATTTTGGAAAATGATAGGGGAGTGA
- a CDS encoding AAA family ATPase, translating into MDDILLPPQIENKIKLWALRAIEKFGMPDSFFQKFDGILQEGESVAEAKIRFKNLHAELEKSKITSIETLDRNLDALCAVLNLDEVDRKIIEFAVIVNEFAALQDICRYLGDMHIIAFYEVLGYIIGVPATDVKEKLRPESKLRQSNILEMNERQDIRLDCVFKFFYIYFSTDMLNRQGDILEVFRSTFFKAGRSSLKFDDFRHIKVDEAAIKSHILKADKGVNILLYGIPGTGKTEFVKMIAAELNRNLYEIASKSRYTDDNYSGEKRFLSLKTADKVLNKECDIIMFDEIEDVFKSTERMSKALFNSTLESNSVPTFWITNDIDEIDNAYIRRFDMVIEFKIPPKFKRLEILKRYTNGQLSEELLKKLAKNRAITPALISGATKVISNLSCENKDKTFRNLIKSSLKAQGFVTAKKKGKKDKNKEINLPQNYDVSLINASANLKELAKGIKESKNARLCLYGPAGTGKSAYAKFIAKSLKSELIIKKASDLIDCYVGNTEKNIANAFKEAKDQNAVLVFDEIDSFLQDRNEAIRSWEITQVNEMLVQMEGFDGVFIATTNLMEGLDSASIRRFDMKVEFGYMDGAQAAKLLQKECESLGIIVDKTAKNSVAKIKFLTPGDFATVARSAKFSPILSAGEFIDRLNEEIKHKNIENNGRIAGFKG; encoded by the coding sequence ATGGATGATATTTTACTACCGCCCCAGATCGAAAATAAAATCAAACTTTGGGCGCTAAGAGCGATCGAAAAATTCGGCATGCCAGATAGTTTTTTTCAAAAGTTCGACGGCATCTTGCAAGAGGGTGAATCTGTGGCAGAAGCAAAAATCAGGTTCAAAAATCTCCATGCCGAACTTGAAAAATCAAAAATAACCAGCATTGAGACTTTAGATAGAAATTTGGATGCTTTGTGTGCGGTGCTAAATTTAGATGAAGTAGACAGAAAAATCATAGAATTTGCCGTAATCGTAAATGAATTTGCAGCTCTCCAAGACATTTGTAGGTATCTGGGAGATATGCACATTATCGCTTTTTACGAGGTTTTGGGCTATATCATAGGCGTACCTGCTACTGACGTAAAAGAAAAGTTACGCCCGGAATCAAAGCTAAGACAAAGCAATATTCTAGAAATGAACGAGAGGCAAGATATCAGGCTTGATTGCGTATTTAAGTTTTTTTACATCTACTTTAGCACAGATATGTTAAACAGGCAGGGCGACATTTTAGAGGTTTTTAGATCGACGTTTTTTAAAGCCGGCAGATCTTCGCTCAAATTTGATGATTTTAGGCATATAAAAGTAGACGAAGCCGCTATAAAAAGTCATATTTTAAAGGCGGATAAGGGCGTAAATATTTTGCTTTACGGAATTCCTGGCACCGGTAAAACCGAGTTTGTCAAAATGATAGCCGCCGAGCTAAATAGAAATCTTTACGAAATAGCCTCAAAAAGCCGATATACAGACGATAACTATAGCGGTGAAAAGCGATTTTTATCGCTAAAAACTGCGGACAAGGTTTTAAATAAAGAGTGCGACATCATAATGTTTGACGAGATAGAGGATGTTTTTAAAAGTACAGAAAGGATGTCCAAGGCGTTATTTAACTCGACTTTAGAGAGCAACAGCGTGCCGACGTTTTGGATAACCAACGATATAGACGAGATAGATAACGCCTATATCAGGCGTTTTGACATGGTTATAGAGTTTAAAATCCCGCCCAAATTTAAACGACTAGAAATACTAAAACGCTACACAAACGGCCAATTAAGCGAGGAATTGCTCAAAAAGTTAGCTAAAAACAGAGCTATCACGCCCGCGCTAATATCTGGCGCGACAAAAGTCATTTCAAATTTAAGCTGTGAAAATAAAGACAAAACGTTTAGAAATTTGATAAAAAGTAGCCTAAAAGCGCAAGGTTTCGTTACCGCTAAAAAGAAAGGCAAGAAAGATAAAAACAAGGAGATAAATTTGCCGCAAAACTACGACGTGAGTTTGATAAACGCAAGCGCAAATTTAAAAGAACTGGCAAAAGGCATAAAAGAGAGCAAAAATGCTAGGCTTTGCCTCTATGGTCCGGCCGGCACGGGCAAGAGCGCGTATGCCAAATTTATCGCCAAAAGCCTAAAAAGCGAGCTAATCATCAAAAAAGCAAGCGATCTCATCGACTGCTACGTGGGCAACACGGAGAAAAATATCGCAAACGCTTTTAAAGAAGCCAAAGATCAAAACGCCGTGCTGGTATTTGACGAGATAGATAGCTTTTTGCAAGATAGGAATGAGGCTATAAGGAGCTGGGAGATAACGCAGGTAAATGAAATGCTAGTGCAGATGGAGGGCTTTGATGGGGTGTTTATCGCCACGACGAATTTGATGGAAGGTTTGGATAGTGCTAGCATTAGGCGCTTTGATATGAAGGTAGAGTTTGGCTATATGGACGGTGCTCAGGCAGCCAAACTACTACAAAAAGAGTGCGAGTCGCTAGGTATAATCGTAGATAAAACGGCAAAAAATAGCGTAGCAAAAATCAAATTTCTAACGCCAGGGGACTTCGCCACGGTAGCAAGATCGGCTAAATTTAGTCCTATTTTAAGCGCAGGAGAATTTATAGATAGGCTAAACGAGGAAATAAAACATAAGAATATCGAAAATAACGGCCGCATAGCGGGGTTTAAAGGATAA